The Clostridium sp. AWRP genome has a window encoding:
- a CDS encoding DUF2634 domain-containing protein, with translation MAEDMFPFLPGLQQQIDNIVNKTPTEVKKLGRCFKVDLKTNQFVVQDGKLVELTELEAVEQWIALIVKAYKDKYRVYKGTEFYCNIEDLKGQKLNIFIIAELQREIGESLVKHRYISKVDDFVITQVKDKIDIKCKVTLKDATILDAESEV, from the coding sequence ATGGCTGAAGATATGTTTCCGTTTTTACCTGGTCTACAACAACAAATAGATAATATAGTAAATAAAACACCTACTGAAGTAAAAAAACTTGGCAGGTGTTTTAAAGTTGACTTAAAAACTAATCAATTTGTCGTACAAGATGGGAAGCTAGTAGAACTTACTGAGCTTGAAGCTGTTGAACAGTGGATAGCTCTAATTGTAAAAGCTTATAAAGATAAATATCGTGTCTACAAAGGCACTGAATTTTATTGTAATATAGAAGATTTAAAAGGACAAAAATTAAATATTTTTATTATTGCAGAACTGCAAAGGGAAATAGGTGAATCTCTTGTTAAACATAGATATATATCTAAAGTTGATGACTTCGTTATTACTCAAGTTAAGGACAAGATAGATATTAAATGTAAGGTAACTTTAAAAGATGCTACTATACTTGATGCAGAAAGTGAGGTGTAA